The Euryarchaeota archaeon genome includes a region encoding these proteins:
- a CDS encoding methyltransferase: MKKRELEIVLSRVPPHPKPNPRLEQYQTPSPVAAALLYNALALGDLAGKRVIDLGCGTGILAIGASLCGAATVRGIDADEGSIEVARECAKRLSADVVFDVSKVGDVTGSYDTVIQNPPFGAQNRHADRPFLEKAIAIAPVVYSFHLKTTEAFVESYAADLAADFTHKWDYDFALRHQFVFHEKAVEHVKVVLFRFQRRDD, translated from the coding sequence TTGAAGAAACGCGAGCTCGAGATCGTCCTCTCCCGCGTCCCGCCGCACCCGAAGCCGAATCCAAGGTTGGAACAGTACCAGACGCCCTCTCCCGTTGCCGCGGCGCTTCTTTACAACGCGCTTGCCTTGGGAGACCTCGCTGGAAAGCGGGTCATCGACCTGGGATGCGGGACGGGGATACTCGCTATCGGGGCCAGTCTCTGCGGCGCGGCGACCGTGCGAGGCATCGACGCGGACGAGGGCTCGATCGAGGTCGCGAGGGAATGCGCGAAACGACTCTCCGCCGACGTCGTCTTCGACGTCTCGAAGGTGGGGGACGTGACGGGAAGTTACGACACAGTCATCCAGAACCCCCCGTTCGGCGCACAAAACCGCCATGCGGACAGGCCCTTCCTTGAAAAGGCCATCGCCATCGCGCCCGTGGTCTACTCCTTCCACCTCAAGACGACCGAGGCGTTCGTGGAATCCTACGCGGCGGACCTTGCTGCCGATTTCACGCATAAGTGGGACTACGATTTCGCCTTGAGGCATCAGTTCGTTTTCCACGAGAAAGCGGTCGAACACGTCAAGGTCGTCCTGTTCAGGTTCCAAAGGCGCGATGATTGA
- a CDS encoding exosome complex RNA-binding protein Csl4 produces MNSPTLVFPGDEIAIAEEFVPGPGAFEENGKVYAARIGIVRYDPEAFTVTVNASTRVPVELNVDDSVICSVRMLKSSMAIVDVGARVDVPDSAIAGDTDGTIHISKVSDDYVESINDAFRLGDILRAKVVSTQPSLQLTTLGDELGVVKAYCPRCRTAMNAVEKAVVCPECDWKDAKKLSSLYGTGRL; encoded by the coding sequence ATGAATTCCCCTACATTGGTCTTCCCTGGTGACGAGATCGCTATCGCAGAGGAGTTCGTGCCCGGCCCAGGGGCTTTCGAGGAGAACGGCAAGGTCTACGCGGCCCGCATAGGCATCGTCCGCTACGACCCGGAGGCGTTCACCGTGACGGTCAACGCCAGCACCCGCGTGCCGGTGGAACTCAACGTGGACGACTCCGTCATCTGCAGCGTCCGGATGCTGAAAAGCAGTATGGCCATCGTCGACGTGGGCGCCCGTGTCGACGTCCCCGACAGTGCGATCGCCGGCGACACGGACGGCACCATACACATATCGAAGGTCTCCGACGATTACGTGGAGTCCATCAACGACGCCTTCCGCCTCGGCGACATCCTCCGAGCGAAGGTCGTGTCGACGCAACCCTCTCTGCAACTCACGACCCTCGGGGACGAGCTAGGCGTCGTCAAGGCCTATTGCCCTCGCTGCCGCACGGCGATGAATGCGGTCGAAAAGGCCGTCGTCTGCCCCGAATGCGATTGGAAGGACGCGAAGAAACTATCATCCCTTTACGGGACCGGGAGACTCTGA
- the truD gene encoding tRNA pseudouridine(13) synthase TruD — protein MRRSGVLEESIGLSFYATDTAGIGGRIRDSPEDFRVEEIPHVPATARSDGKYTIVQLTARNWETNRLVVEVANRLGIKRSDVHFAGTKDKRAVTTQQMAIKAPIEKVQALGIPDVEVKAAFRADFAPKIGDLAGNRFAIRIRGFDGGLPEALLQVQETWNSIEALGGFPNYFGPQRFGSLRPVTHVVGERMLRGDFEGAVMAYVANPLPAESPACYEARTRLAADRDFAAALRYFPPDLSFELDMINYLSRNNGDWIGALRVLPRNLRTMFIYAYQSMLFNHIVSKRMERGLTFGSPLVGDLLAPADRGGRSDVDSLVPVVEENLDRCERSVAAGEGFVTGLLYGYDAPFASGEMGAIERAVAASSGVSKDDFRVPAMPEVRSFGVRRTLLAPVVDFEAEAGRDGAGEYVEVRFALAKGSYATCLLREFMKNDASAN, from the coding sequence ATGAGACGATCCGGTGTTCTTGAGGAGTCCATAGGCCTCTCTTTCTACGCGACGGACACCGCCGGGATCGGGGGCCGCATCCGTGATTCTCCCGAGGACTTCAGGGTCGAAGAGATCCCTCACGTCCCTGCCACCGCGCGCTCCGACGGCAAGTACACGATCGTCCAGCTCACGGCGCGAAACTGGGAGACGAACCGCCTGGTCGTCGAGGTCGCCAATCGGCTTGGGATCAAGCGTTCAGATGTGCATTTCGCCGGGACGAAGGACAAGCGGGCGGTCACCACTCAGCAGATGGCCATCAAAGCGCCCATCGAAAAGGTCCAGGCCCTTGGAATCCCCGACGTCGAAGTGAAGGCCGCTTTCCGGGCGGACTTCGCGCCAAAGATCGGCGACCTCGCTGGAAACCGCTTCGCGATACGGATCCGCGGTTTCGACGGGGGCTTGCCGGAAGCGCTTCTACAAGTGCAAGAAACGTGGAATTCAATCGAAGCACTTGGTGGATTTCCGAACTACTTCGGGCCGCAACGGTTCGGGTCGCTGCGCCCTGTCACGCACGTCGTCGGCGAACGGATGCTCCGGGGCGACTTCGAAGGCGCCGTGATGGCCTACGTCGCGAACCCGCTCCCTGCAGAATCACCCGCCTGCTATGAGGCACGCACACGCCTTGCGGCTGATCGCGACTTCGCTGCGGCCCTTCGCTACTTTCCCCCCGATCTCTCGTTCGAGCTTGACATGATCAATTACCTGTCTCGAAACAATGGTGACTGGATCGGGGCCTTGCGGGTGCTTCCAAGAAACCTGCGGACAATGTTCATTTACGCGTATCAATCTATGCTTTTCAATCATATTGTCTCGAAGCGCATGGAAAGGGGGCTCACGTTCGGTTCGCCACTCGTCGGGGACCTACTGGCTCCCGCCGATCGCGGCGGAAGATCCGATGTCGATAGTCTCGTTCCCGTGGTCGAAGAGAACCTCGATCGATGCGAGCGAAGCGTTGCCGCGGGTGAGGGGTTCGTGACGGGCCTGCTTTACGGTTATGATGCCCCCTTCGCCTCCGGCGAGATGGGCGCGATCGAGCGCGCTGTCGCGGCGTCTTCGGGCGTCTCTAAAGATGATTTCCGGGTGCCCGCGATGCCCGAGGTCCGCAGTTTCGGCGTCCGGAGGACGCTCCTAGCCCCCGTGGTGGATTTCGAGGCCGAGGCGGGGCGCGATGGAGCGGGGGAGTACGTCGAGGTGAGATTCGCGTTGGCGAAGGGCTCGTATGCGACGTGCTTGTTGAGGGAATTCATGAAGAACGATGCCAGCGCGAACTAG